One window of Hymenobacter sp. BRD128 genomic DNA carries:
- a CDS encoding transporter: MRPFYTCLLLVLGLAGPAAAQNTKLLNDTLRHKEQYNIFNPTPRRLMRPMVPDRPGITESPYSVDAGHFQYETDVLRLLTRREGDTHGHDWYVNHFLAKIGLTDRTDFQVALDMFTYSHNFDDSQVGQVPFNQNQLIRGVGDVTLRLKHTLLGDDDSRGALGLVGYVQLPTGGAVGDGGYEPGLTLTGVFQCTQKWSVGGQVASNFYYDPEVNQHFYQLTPTLTTDYQFTKVIQAFVELVGYWDTRQSTWRSSINLGPQIDISDNVQLDFGTHLPITHSVDREYFLGISFRR; encoded by the coding sequence ATGCGTCCTTTTTATACCTGCCTGCTGCTGGTGCTAGGCCTGGCCGGCCCGGCCGCCGCCCAAAATACCAAGCTGCTCAACGATACCCTGCGCCATAAGGAGCAGTACAATATCTTCAACCCCACGCCCCGCCGCCTCATGCGGCCCATGGTGCCCGACCGCCCTGGCATCACCGAAAGCCCGTATTCGGTCGATGCGGGGCATTTTCAGTACGAAACCGACGTGCTGCGCCTGCTCACGCGCCGGGAGGGCGATACCCACGGCCACGACTGGTACGTGAACCATTTTCTGGCTAAAATCGGCCTCACCGACCGCACCGATTTTCAGGTGGCACTCGATATGTTTACCTACTCGCACAACTTCGACGATAGCCAGGTGGGGCAGGTGCCGTTCAACCAGAACCAGCTCATCCGGGGCGTGGGCGACGTGACGCTGCGCCTCAAGCACACGCTGCTCGGCGACGACGACAGCCGGGGCGCGCTGGGCCTGGTGGGCTACGTGCAGCTGCCCACCGGCGGCGCAGTAGGTGATGGCGGCTACGAGCCCGGCCTCACCCTCACCGGCGTGTTTCAGTGCACCCAAAAATGGAGCGTGGGCGGGCAGGTAGCCAGCAATTTTTACTACGACCCTGAGGTTAACCAGCATTTCTACCAGCTCACGCCTACCCTCACAACCGACTACCAGTTTACGAAAGTAATCCAGGCCTTCGTGGAGCTGGTGGGCTACTGGGACACCCGGCAAAGCACCTGGCGCAGCTCCATCAACCTGGGGCCGCAAATTGACATCAGCGACAACGTGCAGCTCGACTTTGGCACCCACCTGCCCATCACGCACTCCGTGGATAGAGAATACTTTCTGGGCATCAGTTTTCGGCGCTAG
- a CDS encoding serine hydrolase, whose product MMHRPTLALASLLSLGYLAAPAQTLNTIKLDSLLDGLASHNKLMGSLALSHDGQVVYSHAFGAAQLAPLVAATPATHYRIGSISKVFTGVLIFQLIEEKKLTLDTKLATFFPQVPNADRITIDQLLSHRSGIHNFTDDPAYISYMTRPQTQAELLAIMAQPKPDFEPGAKYAYSNSNFVLLGYIVEKLTKIPYAQALQKHILTKAGLKNTYYGGKIDPQKQQALSYGPSGSGWKLSPETDMSIPAGAGALVSTPTDLDHFLEALFGGKLLSASSLVAMQNIRDGYGRALMQVPFGAKKGYGHTGGIDAFRSAAFYFPGDKLAVALCTNGGSYSPNEVLIGALSLYFGQPYKLPDFTPSTYALTPADLDRYAGTYASPTMPLKIMVSRDGATLRAQATGQNAFPLEPVSAGIFKFDPAGIRMEFDPAKPAFTLRQGGGTFLFTKE is encoded by the coding sequence ATGATGCACCGCCCTACCCTAGCCCTGGCTTCGCTGCTGAGTCTCGGCTACCTGGCCGCCCCGGCCCAAACCCTCAATACTATTAAGCTCGACAGCCTGCTCGATGGGCTGGCTAGCCACAACAAGCTGATGGGCAGCCTCGCCCTCTCGCACGACGGCCAGGTGGTGTATAGCCACGCCTTCGGCGCCGCGCAGCTCGCGCCGCTGGTGGCCGCCACCCCGGCCACGCACTACCGCATCGGCTCCATTAGCAAGGTGTTCACGGGAGTGCTCATTTTTCAGCTGATTGAGGAGAAAAAGCTGACGCTGGACACCAAGCTAGCCACCTTTTTTCCGCAGGTACCCAATGCCGACCGCATCACCATCGACCAGCTGCTGAGCCACCGCAGCGGCATCCACAATTTCACCGATGACCCGGCCTACATCAGCTACATGACCCGGCCCCAGACCCAGGCCGAACTGCTGGCCATTATGGCGCAGCCCAAGCCCGATTTTGAGCCCGGCGCGAAGTATGCCTACAGCAACTCCAACTTTGTGCTGCTGGGCTACATCGTGGAGAAACTGACCAAAATACCCTACGCCCAGGCCCTGCAAAAGCATATTCTGACCAAAGCCGGCCTCAAAAACACTTATTACGGCGGCAAGATTGACCCCCAAAAGCAGCAAGCCTTGTCTTACGGACCAAGCGGCAGCGGCTGGAAACTGAGCCCCGAAACCGACATGAGCATCCCGGCCGGCGCGGGCGCGCTGGTTTCGACGCCCACCGACCTCGACCACTTTCTGGAGGCGCTGTTTGGCGGCAAACTGCTTTCTGCCAGCAGCCTGGTAGCCATGCAGAACATCCGCGACGGCTACGGCCGGGCCCTGATGCAGGTCCCGTTTGGCGCGAAGAAGGGCTACGGGCACACCGGGGGCATCGACGCGTTTCGCTCGGCCGCGTTTTATTTCCCGGGCGATAAGCTGGCGGTGGCGCTGTGCACTAACGGCGGCTCGTACTCGCCCAATGAAGTGCTCATCGGCGCGCTCAGCCTCTACTTTGGCCAGCCCTACAAGCTGCCAGATTTCACGCCCAGCACTTATGCCCTCACCCCCGCCGACCTCGACCGCTACGCCGGCACCTACGCTAGCCCCACTATGCCGCTCAAAATCATGGTGAGCCGCGACGGCGCTACGCTGCGGGCGCAGGCCACCGGCCAGAACGCATTTCCGCTGGAGCCGGTGAGCGCGGGCATCTTCAAGTTTGACCCGGCCGGCATCCGCATGGAGTTTGACCCGGCCAAGCCTGCGTTCACGCTCCGGCAGGGCGGCGGCACGTTTTTATTTACGAAGGAGTAG